In a single window of the Massilia oculi genome:
- a CDS encoding ABC transporter permease, producing MALLDATAHAFALLFSGDPALWHIVWISIKTSLLGLMLATPPAVLLGYLIAMHRFPGRRIAVWLAQAALSLPTVLIGLLLYLMLSRRGPLGGLEWLFSQPGIVLGQLIIGLPVLLAFTLAAVQALDPRYAETAIAHGASRMRVMFTVLHEARYGVMAAVISGFGRVISEVGCALMVGGNIEGETRTITTAIALETSKGDFAQGIALGIVLVTLALLMNGVLVLLQGEAHNPGARL from the coding sequence ATGGCGCTGCTGGACGCCACCGCGCACGCCTTCGCGCTGCTGTTCAGCGGCGACCCGGCGCTGTGGCACATCGTCTGGATCTCGATCAAGACCAGCCTGCTGGGCCTGATGCTGGCCACGCCGCCGGCGGTGCTGCTCGGCTACCTGATCGCCATGCACCGTTTTCCGGGGCGCCGCATCGCGGTCTGGCTGGCCCAGGCCGCGCTGTCGCTGCCCACCGTCCTGATCGGCCTGCTGCTCTACCTGATGCTGTCGCGGCGCGGGCCGCTGGGCGGGCTAGAATGGCTGTTCTCGCAGCCGGGCATCGTGCTGGGGCAACTCATCATTGGCCTCCCGGTGCTGCTGGCCTTCACGCTGGCGGCGGTGCAGGCGCTCGACCCGCGCTACGCCGAGACCGCGATCGCCCACGGCGCTTCGCGCATGCGCGTGATGTTCACCGTGCTGCACGAGGCCCGTTATGGCGTGATGGCGGCCGTGATCAGCGGCTTCGGGCGCGTGATCTCGGAAGTCGGCTGCGCGCTGATGGTGGGCGGGAATATCGAGGGCGAGACCCGCACCATTACCACCGCGATCGCGCTCGAGACCAGCAAGGGCGATTTCGCCCAGGGCATCGCGCTGGGCATCGTGCTGGTGACGCTGGCGCTGCTGATGAACGGCGTGCTGGTGCTGCTGCAGGGCGAGGCGCACAATCCGGGAGCACGCTTATGA
- a CDS encoding formate dehydrogenase accessory sulfurtransferase FdhD, giving the protein MRSDARNGSRAGRPALSEARAVLTHEVLAIDERGRRSTIAIPAERPLTIYVDRRELVTLMTLGGAPEALVLGYLRNQRLVRALEDLVSIQVDWSVDAVAVVTRHGIDDVEARTAKKVVTTGCGQGSVFGGLMDEVDRIALPADARLAQASVYRIVDTIRTQQSVYKQAGSVHGCALFTGDGQLLYFVEDVGRHNAVDAIAGLMWLDGVDGADKVFYTTGRLTSEMVIKGAQMGIPFLLSRSGTTQMGQMVAERVGMSLLARCSGRHFLLLAGHERLVFEPQLLDTPYVRPDLRADTELRE; this is encoded by the coding sequence ATGCGCAGCGATGCGCGCAATGGGTCTCGAGCCGGGCGGCCGGCGCTGTCCGAGGCGCGCGCCGTCCTGACCCACGAGGTGCTGGCCATCGACGAGCGCGGACGCCGTTCCACCATCGCCATCCCGGCCGAACGGCCGCTGACGATCTACGTCGACCGGCGCGAACTGGTCACCCTGATGACCCTGGGCGGCGCGCCCGAGGCGCTGGTGCTGGGCTACCTGCGCAACCAGCGCCTGGTGCGCGCACTGGAAGACCTCGTGTCGATCCAGGTCGACTGGTCGGTGGACGCGGTGGCCGTGGTCACCCGCCACGGCATCGACGACGTCGAGGCGCGCACCGCGAAGAAGGTGGTCACGACCGGCTGCGGCCAGGGCTCGGTGTTCGGCGGCCTGATGGACGAGGTGGACCGGATCGCGCTGCCCGCCGACGCGCGCCTGGCGCAAGCGAGCGTCTACCGCATCGTCGACACCATCCGAACCCAGCAGTCTGTGTACAAGCAGGCCGGCTCGGTGCACGGCTGCGCGCTGTTCACGGGCGACGGACAATTGCTGTACTTCGTCGAGGACGTGGGCCGCCACAACGCGGTCGACGCCATCGCCGGCCTGATGTGGCTCGACGGCGTCGATGGCGCCGACAAGGTGTTCTATACCACCGGCCGGCTCACGTCCGAGATGGTGATCAAGGGCGCCCAGATGGGCATTCCCTTCCTGCTGTCGCGCTCCGGCACGACGCAGATGGGCCAGATGGTGGCCGAGCGGGTCGGCATGTCGCTGCTGGCGCGCTGCAGCGGACGCCATTTCCTGCTGCTGGCCGGGCATGAACGCCTGGTGTTCGAGCCGCAGCTGCTGGATACGCCCTACGTTCGTCCCGACCTGCGCGCCGACACCGAACTCCGCGAGTAA
- a CDS encoding class I adenylate-forming enzyme family protein — translation MHSTDYRRISDILRHGAARAPDDPALIEDGRAWSYAQLADIADACAALLRELGVRPGDRVMVVAENGVAQVALLFAAAAIDAWSVSVNARLSEGELETMRAHSGARRVLYVTGNSADAARHAARAGALPCTDGVDGLLAGPLIDACAPEPVDAGGDQVAALVYTTGTTGQPKGVMLSHAGLLYVAATSSRLRGLTPGDRAWGALPFSHVYGLASVLLGTLYAGACLRLAPRFNACALLASIRAGELTVVQGVPAMYARLLAQAQADGGATPIPSRLRFCYAGGSPLDPVLKRAVEALFGLPLHNGYGLTEGGPTVSQTRLDAPRADSAVGLPIPGAEVRIMRRDGLEAGPGEAGELWMRGPGRMRGYYRDPAATAAALKPGGWLATGDLARQDPDGAMFLLGRTRELIIRSGFNVYPVEVEMALNAHPAVVQSAVVGRPLPAAEEEVVAFVEARGVDEATLQAWLLPRLAPYKRPARIVFMDALPAAPSGKILKSRLPR, via the coding sequence ATGCATTCCACTGACTATCGCCGCATCAGCGACATCCTGCGCCACGGCGCCGCCCGCGCCCCGGACGACCCGGCGCTGATCGAGGACGGCCGCGCATGGTCGTACGCGCAGCTGGCGGACATCGCCGATGCCTGCGCGGCGCTGCTGCGCGAACTCGGCGTGCGTCCCGGCGACCGCGTGATGGTGGTGGCCGAGAACGGCGTGGCCCAGGTGGCGCTGCTGTTCGCCGCCGCCGCCATCGACGCCTGGAGCGTCAGCGTCAACGCGCGCCTGAGCGAGGGCGAGCTGGAAACCATGCGGGCGCACAGCGGCGCGCGCCGCGTGCTCTATGTGACGGGCAATTCGGCGGATGCCGCGCGGCACGCGGCGCGCGCCGGCGCCCTGCCCTGCACCGACGGCGTGGACGGCCTGCTGGCCGGCCCGCTGATCGATGCCTGCGCGCCCGAGCCGGTGGACGCCGGCGGCGACCAGGTCGCGGCCCTGGTCTACACCACCGGCACCACCGGCCAGCCAAAAGGCGTGATGCTCAGCCACGCCGGCCTGCTGTACGTGGCCGCCACCTCGAGCCGCCTGCGCGGCCTGACCCCTGGCGACCGCGCCTGGGGCGCCCTGCCGTTCTCGCACGTCTACGGCCTGGCTTCGGTGCTGCTCGGCACCCTGTACGCGGGCGCCTGCCTGCGGCTGGCGCCGCGCTTCAACGCTTGCGCCCTGCTGGCCTCGATCCGCGCGGGCGAACTGACGGTCGTGCAGGGCGTGCCGGCAATGTATGCGCGCCTGCTGGCGCAGGCGCAGGCGGATGGTGGCGCCACGCCGATTCCGTCGCGCCTGCGCTTTTGCTACGCCGGCGGCTCGCCGCTCGATCCCGTCCTCAAGCGCGCGGTCGAGGCCTTGTTCGGCCTGCCCCTGCACAACGGCTACGGCCTGACCGAAGGCGGCCCCACCGTCAGCCAGACCCGGCTCGACGCGCCGCGCGCCGACAGCGCGGTCGGCCTGCCGATTCCCGGCGCCGAGGTGCGCATCATGAGGCGCGACGGCCTCGAGGCCGGGCCGGGCGAGGCGGGCGAACTGTGGATGCGCGGTCCGGGCCGGATGCGCGGCTACTACCGCGATCCGGCCGCCACCGCGGCCGCGCTGAAGCCAGGCGGCTGGCTGGCCACCGGCGACCTGGCGCGCCAGGATCCCGACGGCGCCATGTTCCTGCTGGGCCGCACGCGCGAGCTGATCATCCGCTCCGGCTTCAACGTCTACCCGGTGGAGGTCGAGATGGCGCTGAACGCGCATCCGGCGGTCGTGCAGTCGGCCGTGGTGGGCCGCCCGCTGCCGGCGGCCGAGGAAGAAGTGGTGGCCTTCGTCGAGGCGCGCGGGGTCGACGAGGCGACGCTGCAGGCCTGGCTGCTACCGCGCCTGGCGCCCTACAAGCGCCCGGCCCGCATCGTGTTCATGGACGCGCTGCCGGCGGCGCCGAGCGGCAAGATCCTCAAGAGCCGCCTTCCCCGCTAG
- a CDS encoding ABC transporter ATP-binding protein — protein MTALLTVHGLRKAYGERLLFDVARLDIEKGGAYVLTGANGTGKSTLLRMLGGLERCDACTVEFEGSRLPLYPYPPALRRGIVYVHQHPIMFSTSVGHNIAYGLLARGVDRQLVRGLVDEAMAWAGVLHLRDNDPARLSGGEKQRVALARARVLQPRLLLLDEPTANLDGAAREQVIGLIPTLVGQGGSVVMACHDRDLINLPGVRRLKLRDGQLEVR, from the coding sequence ATGACGGCGCTATTGACCGTGCACGGCCTGCGCAAGGCCTACGGCGAGCGCCTGCTGTTCGACGTCGCCCGGCTCGACATCGAGAAAGGCGGCGCCTACGTGCTGACCGGCGCCAACGGCACCGGAAAAAGCACGCTGCTGCGCATGCTCGGCGGCCTGGAACGGTGCGATGCCTGCACGGTCGAGTTCGAAGGCAGCCGCCTGCCGCTGTACCCGTATCCACCGGCGCTGCGGCGCGGCATCGTCTACGTGCACCAGCATCCGATCATGTTCTCGACCAGCGTCGGCCATAACATCGCCTACGGCCTGCTGGCGCGCGGTGTGGACAGGCAGCTGGTGCGCGGCCTGGTCGACGAGGCGATGGCCTGGGCCGGCGTGCTGCACCTGCGCGACAACGATCCGGCCCGCCTGTCGGGCGGCGAGAAGCAGCGCGTGGCGCTGGCGCGCGCGCGCGTGCTGCAGCCGCGCCTGCTGCTGCTGGACGAACCGACGGCCAACCTCGACGGCGCGGCGCGCGAGCAGGTGATCGGGCTGATCCCGACCCTGGTCGGGCAGGGCGGCAGCGTGGTGATGGCCTGCCATGACCGCGACCTGATCAACCTGCCCGGCGTGCGGCGGCTCAAGCTGCGCGACGGGCAACTCGAAGTACGATAA